One window of Bos indicus isolate NIAB-ARS_2022 breed Sahiwal x Tharparkar chromosome 18, NIAB-ARS_B.indTharparkar_mat_pri_1.0, whole genome shotgun sequence genomic DNA carries:
- the LOC139177309 gene encoding vomeronasal type-1 receptor 4-like encodes MSQIYMSHSALRNHCCHHIKGSILNNTTASSQLAFGITFLLQTVVGIWGNFSLLYHYLFLYHTQYRLRVTDLICKHLTIANILVILSKGVPQTITTLRLKYFASDFACKLILYFEKVGRSMSIGTTCLLSVFQTIIISPKNSCWKNLKVKAPKYIAFSISFCWIQCMLVHLIFPLYALYVSEKWRSTNMTNIRDSGYCAATDLENISGSIYTALVVFPEVSCSVLIFWASGSMILTLYRHSQRVQYIHKARVSSRPPAESRATQSILLLASTFMCFHTLSCIFNITLALFHNPSWWLVYTTGLINVCFPFISPFLLMSRDSIISSLCFLYMKNSVSPDLIRKM; translated from the coding sequence ATGTCACAAATTTATATGAGCCACTCTGCTCTGAGGAATCACTGTTGCCATCATATAAAGGGGAGTATCTTGAATAACACAACAGCCTCCAGCCAACTGGCCTTTGGAATAACCTTCTTGTTACAGACTGTGGTTGGAATCTGGGGCAATTTCTCCCTTCTGTACCATTACCTTTTTCTTTACCACACTCAGTATAGGTTGAGGGTCACAGATTTGATTTGCAAGCACCTGACTATAGCCAACATTTTGGTCATTCTCTCGAAAGGAGTCCCTCAGACAATTACAACTTTGAGGTTGAAATATTTTGCCAGTGATTTTGCATGCaaacttattttgtattttgagaAAGTGGGCAGGAGTATGTCCATTGGcaccacctgcctcttgagtgTGTTTCAGACCATCATAATCAGCCCAAAGAACTCCTGTTGGAAGAATCTTAAAGTCAAAGCCCCAAAgtacattgccttctccatttccttctgctgGATCCAGTGCATGTTGGTACATCTCATTTTTCCTCTGTATGCATTGTATGTTTCTGAAAAATGGCGCAGCACAAACATGACAAATATAAGAGATTCAGGGTACTGTGCTGCCACAGATCTTGAGAACATCTCAGGCTCAATATATACAGCTTTGGTAGTGTTCCCTGAAGTTTCATGTTCTGTGCTCATCTTCTGGGCCAGTGGCTCCATGATTCTCACCCTGTACAGACACAGTCAGCGAGTCCAGTATATTCACAAGGctagggtatcttccagacccccCGCTGAGTCCAGAGCCACCCAAAGCATCCTACTCTTGGCGAGCACCTTCATGTGTTTCCACACCCTGTCCTGCATCTTTAACATTACTCTTGCTCTTTTTCATAATCCCAGTTGGTGGTTGGTGTATACAACTGGCCTGATTAATGTATGTTTTCCCTTTATCAGCCCCTTTCTGCTTATGAGCCGTGACTCCATCATATCCAGTCTCTGCTTTCTGTACATGAAGAACTCAGTATCCCCTGATCttatcagaaaaatgtaa